The following nucleotide sequence is from Pedosphaera parvula Ellin514.
AAACTTCCGGCACTTTCATCCCACGGAAATCCGCCGGCCGCGTGTAATGCGGGTACTCCAGCAATCCGTGACTGAACGATTCTTCATGCGAACTCTCATCATCGCCCAGCACACCCGGCAACAACCGCGTCACCGCATCTATGATCACCATCGCTGGCAACGCCCCATTCGTCAGGACATAATCGCCAATCGACAACTCATCATCCGCCAGATGCTCGCGTATGCGCTCATCGAATCCTTCATAACTGCCGCAGATCAGAAGCAAATGCTCCTGCTGGGCCAGTTCGCGGGCAATCGCTTGATCGAACTTTCGCCCTGAAGGCGATAGCAAAATCACCCGTGTCTTCTCGCGTGCCAAATCTTCAACCGCTTCGAAAATCGGTTCGGGTTTTAGCAACATCCCGGGACCACCACCGAACGGACGATCATCCACCGTCTTATGGCGGTCATGAGTGTAGTCCCGCAAATTGCGTATCGTCAAATCCAACGCACCAGTTTTGCGCGCCCGCTGCACGATACTCTCATCAAGCGGTCCCGCAAACATCGCGGGAAACAATGTGAGCACGTCAACTTTCATGCTCGATGAGCGACTGCTTGCCCCTCGGCTTAGCGAGCCGGTTTGTCCTCAACAATTTCCAGGCTGCAGCGCAAGCCCTTCTTCGCACTGCCTGCCACCAACAATGATCGAATCGCGT
It contains:
- the trmD gene encoding tRNA (guanosine(37)-N1)-methyltransferase TrmD; the encoded protein is MKVDVLTLFPAMFAGPLDESIVQRARKTGALDLTIRNLRDYTHDRHKTVDDRPFGGGPGMLLKPEPIFEAVEDLAREKTRVILLSPSGRKFDQAIARELAQQEHLLLICGSYEGFDERIREHLADDELSIGDYVLTNGALPAMVIIDAVTRLLPGVLGDDESSHEESFSHGLLEYPHYTRPADFRGMKVPEVLLSGNHAEIAKWRAEQAKLRTKERRPDLLD